The sequence CACTGGTACCTGCAAGCCTCTGGCCTTCAGTGCCCAAGCTGGTTGATGCCAAGGTAATCGGTTCGGCCTACGCTCTGATTTTCTGGATTCAGAACATCGGTTTGTGGTTGTTCCCACTGCTGATTGGTAAGGTACTCGACCAGACAAACCCTGGCGTAACCGATCCTACACAGTTCGATTACACAGCACCTCTGGTTATGCTGGCTTCGCTTGGTGTAGCAGCCCTCATCCTGGGCTTCGTGCTCAAGGTGGTAGATAAGAAGAAAGGTATTGGTCTTGAACTTCCAAACATCACAGAATAATTATGAAAATAGGTTTCGATAACGACAAGTATCTCAAGATTCAGTCTGAGCATATCAAGGAGCGCATCGCTCAGTTCGACGGCAAGCTCTACATGGAGTTAGGTGGCAAACTGTTCGACGACCACCATGCATCGCGTGTTCTGCCAGGTTTCAAGCCCGACAGTAAGCTGCGCATGCTGGGACAGTTGCGCGACAGCATCGAGATTGTCATCGTGGTTAGCGCCGAGGACATCGAGAAGAACAAGGTACGTGCCGACCTCGGCATTACCTACGACGAGGATGTACTGCGTTTGCGCGATGAGTTCATGGGCCGCAACTTCATGGTGGGCAGTGTGGTTATTACCCACTACAACGGTCAGCATGCTGCCGATCAGTTCCGTCATCGTCTGGAGCGCGAGGGCATCAAATCATACATCCACTACCCCATCGACGGTTACCCACACAACGTGGAGCTGATTGCCAGCGACGAAGGCTTTGGAAAGAACGATTACGTAGAGACCTCACGTCCACTCGTTATCGTAACAGCTCCTGGTCCTGGTAGCGGTAAGATGGCTACCTGTCTGAGTCAGCTCTACAACGAGAACAAGCGTGGCATCCGTGCCGGATATGCAAAGTTCGAGACCTTCCCCGTATGGAACCTGCCTTTGAAGCATCCTGTAAACATCGCCTACGAAGCTGCAACTGCCGACCTGAACGATGTGAACATGATCGATCCCTTCCACCTGGAGGCATACAACAAGACTGCCGTGAACTACAATCGCGACATCGAAATCTTCCCCGTGCTTAATGCTCTCTTCGAGGGCATCTATGGCGAGAATCCTTACAAGTCGCCCACCGATATGGGTGTGAACATGATTGGTTTCTGCATCAGCGACGATGAGATTTGCTGCAAGGCTTCGAAGGATGAGATCATCCGCCGTTTCTACGATGCAACCAACAAGATGGCCGACGGTGCTGATAACGAGAGCGAGGTAAACAAGATACGTATGCTCTTTAATCAGGCCAAGATTACTACCGCCTTCCGTCCGGTTACCACAGCTGCCTACGAGAAGAAGATCGAGACAGGTCTGCAGGCTGCTGCTATCGAGCTTGAGGATGGTACTATCATCACCGCCAAGTCGTCGCCACTGTTAGGTTGCAGTGCCGCTCTGCTTATCAATGCCATGAAATATCTGGCAGAGATAAATCACGAGGAGAAGCTGATTCCACAGAGTCTGATTGAACCTGTACAGAAGACCAAGATTGAATACTTAGGTGGTAAGAACCCCCGCCTGCATACCGACGAGGTACTGGTAGCCCTGAGCGTACTCTCTAACGACGACGAGAAATGTCGCAAAGCCTTGGAGCAGTTGCCCAAGCTGCGCGGCTGTCAGGTACACACCACCGTTATGCTGAGCGAGGTTGACCGCAAGATCTTCAAGAAATTAGGTTGTGGATTGACATGCGACCCAGTAAAGAAAAAATAAATAACTCGCCTTTTGCGAGATGGATAGTGCTCATCATCGTGGCAACCGCCATGATGATGGGCTATTTCGTTAACGACGTTATGTCGCCACTCGAAACGCTCCTTGAACTGCCCAAGGAGCAGGGAGGCTTAGGTTGGACACCATCCGACTATGGTTTCTTCTCAGGCGCAGGCAGTTTTATCAATGTATTTCTGTTGATGCTCTTCTTCTCGGGATTGATTCTCGACAAGATGGGTATCCGTTTTACAGGCACGTTAGCCTGTTCGCTGATGGCCTTAGGCACACTGATAAAGTATTATGCCGTAACGGCCGAATTCGGTAACGAGCCCATAGCATTTCTCGATTATCAGCTGCCCGCCTCAGCCGTTTGGGCATCCTTGGGATTTGCTATATTCGGTGTAGGCTACGAGATGACAGGTATCAGTGTATCAAAAGCCATGGTACGATGGTTCACTGGTCACGAGTTAGCCTTGGCCATGGGCATCCAGTTGGCCATGGCCCGTTTGGGCACCGCTGCAGCCCTGAGCATCTCAGCCCCCATCGCCCGCCACTACACACTCTCCATGCCACTATTAATATCACTGGCATTCTTAATCATCGGTCTGTTGGCATTCCTGGTATTCTGCGTAATGGACCGCAAGTTAGATGATAGTGGACAAACAACAGAGGATAACGCTGATAACACGCAGTATGAGGAGCAATTCCATTTCTCTGATATCCTCGTCACCCTTCGTAATCCCGGTTTCTGGCTCATTACACTGTTCTGCGTATTGTTCTATTCGGCCGTATCTCCATTCCTCAAGTTCTCAACCAAACTGATGGTGATGAAATATGGTGTTGATCCCGATATCGCAGGATTCTTCTCATCGATTGCACCCTTCGGTACCATTCTGATGACACCATTATTCGGACTGATTTACGACCGCTATGGCAAAGGCGTAACCTTAGTAATTACAGGTGCACTTATGCTTACAGCCGTTCATTTCGGTTTCTCACTGCCTATTCACAGCAGCACCATCGCTATCGCTTTGATGGTAACACTCAGCATTGGCTACTCGTTGGCACCTGCCGCCTTATGGCCTTGCGTACCAAAGATTATCCCACTGAAGTGTTTAGGCACCGCTTACTCCATGATTTTCTTTATCCAGAACTTCGGACGTGCTGTGATTCCCATGTGTGTAGGACGAGCTAATGAAACTGATCCTACCTACACTACCTCGATGCTGATTTTTGGATTTACGGCATTAGGCGCAGCTGTAACAGCGATTGCCATACTGGTAATCGACAAGAAAAAGAACTACGGGTTGCAACTGCCGAATATTAAAAAATAAGTCGTACAACTAATGGCAGGTGGTCGCTGAAACCACCCTGGTAGCGAGGACCGATATACGTTCTTCGTGGTCGATACCCGCCATATCTGGCATCCTCTTCTAATAAGAACTTCGGTGCATGAATAAAAGCGGTATCCACCTTATTATTAATAGAGGAACTGCCTAATATATGATCGATACTCTCCCACTCGCCTTTGTAACGATAGGTGCCACGAACACCATTGGCACCCTTGGCATGTTTGGTCAGGTTCACCAAACCATGTTGCTCGTACTGTAACAGACTTGGACTAAGGGCACCATCATTAAAGTCGCCCGCAACCATCAGTTTAGCGTCAGGAGAGATGGCTCGGATAGAATCTATCGATTGGCAAAGTCGATCTGCCACAGCCAGTCTGAATGGGCGACTATGTTTCTCGCCACCAAACTTACTGGGCTGATGCACCACAAATACATGGAGTGTATCACCAGAAACAGTTTCGCCACAGGCATACAGTATATCTCGTGTAACACGCATGCCCTCGACAGGATTCACACGAATAGCATAACTACGGATGGGTGCAAACGAAGCTGGCGCATAAAGGAGCGCCACATCAATGCCGCGCTCATCGGGCGAAGAAGTCATCAGATACTGATAGCCAGCATGACGCAACAGCGAGCGACGCGTGAAATCACGCATCACCGAATCGTTTTCAACCTCACATAATGCCACCAAATCAGGGATACCATTACCTTCATCCGAACACGAAAGCAATTCCTGAGCCACCATATTCAGTTTATGCCAATAACGTCTCGACGTCCAATGTCTGTCCGATTCTGGAAGAAATTCAGTATCCTGCTTACCAGCATCGTGAGTATAGTCGAACAAGTTTTCGCAGTTCAACTCTACAAATGTCAAGAAGCCCGATAACAGCAGACTGAGTATCATTTACGCTTGATTTTCCAGCCAAGCCCTGCCACAAGGATACTCGTGATAGGCGACAGGATATTGAAGAAACAATAAGGCAGATAAGTGAGCGTAGCCACACCAAGCACGGTGCTCTGGGTAAGTCCGCAAGTGTTCCAAGGCACCAGTACCGAGGTTACCGTTGCACCATCTTCGCAACTGCGACTCAGCAAACGGGCCTCGTAGCCACCTTTCTTATATACATCCTTAAACATCGAACTGGCCAGCATAATCGACAGGTACTGATCGGCCATCGCAATATTGCAGAACAGCGAGGTGCCAACCGTCGAAGCTACCAACGAAGCTGTACCACGCACCCAGCGCAGCACCACCTTCATCAGGTCGGCTAACTGTCCGGTTGCCGTCAGCGCGCCACCGAAAGTCTGTGCGCAAATAATCAGCCAGATAGTCGGCATCATGCCCCCCATACCACTGGTCTGCACCAGATCGTTCAGCATCGGCACACCCGTCTCAATATTCGTACTGCCGTAACATACCTGCATCATACCTTTGTAAGATGACAGGAAACCATCGTGACCCGAAATCTGTCGGATCAGGTCGGGCTGTACCAACAAGCCTACCACGGCTGCCAACAGAATAGCCAGGAACAGTACCACCATCGATGGCCAACGGCGCGCAATCATCACACCTGTCAGTACAGGTACTATCAACAACCAAGGCGAAATCACAAACGTATGCTGCAAGCCGTCCATAAACTCCTGCACATTGCCATGACCCGATACGTTCATCATCAGTCCTGCAATCAGGAAGATAGAAAGCGATACCAAGAACGAAGGCACCGTGGTATAAAGCATATAACGGATATGCGTAAACAACGGCGTACCCGATACACTCGAAGCCAACACAGTAGTATCGCTCAATGGCGACAACTTATCACCAAAATAAGCACCTGTGATGATAGAACCGGCAATCCAGCCATCATCAAAACCATGTGCCTTACCGATACCCATCAGCGCAACACCGATGGTAGCAACGGTAGTCCACGACGAACCGATCATCAAACTCACCAATGCACACAGCACACTACTGCTCACCAAGAACACCTCGGGGCGGATAATCTGCATGCCGTAATAGATCATCGTAGGCACAATGCCCGATACCATCCAGGTTCCACCGATGGCACCGATCAACAAAAGGATAATGATAGCCGGTGTACAACTGGCTATCTTATCCGTTATCTCTTTTTCCAGATTCTCCCATTCCAGTCGTTTGGAGAAATGGCCTATTAACACACTAACTGCCGATGCCGCCAACAACGACACCTGACTGGCACCATCTAAAGTTGCGTTGCCAAAAACGGC is a genomic window of Xylanibacter ruminicola 23 containing:
- a CDS encoding DUF1846 domain-containing protein codes for the protein MKIGFDNDKYLKIQSEHIKERIAQFDGKLYMELGGKLFDDHHASRVLPGFKPDSKLRMLGQLRDSIEIVIVVSAEDIEKNKVRADLGITYDEDVLRLRDEFMGRNFMVGSVVITHYNGQHAADQFRHRLEREGIKSYIHYPIDGYPHNVELIASDEGFGKNDYVETSRPLVIVTAPGPGSGKMATCLSQLYNENKRGIRAGYAKFETFPVWNLPLKHPVNIAYEAATADLNDVNMIDPFHLEAYNKTAVNYNRDIEIFPVLNALFEGIYGENPYKSPTDMGVNMIGFCISDDEICCKASKDEIIRRFYDATNKMADGADNESEVNKIRMLFNQAKITTAFRPVTTAAYEKKIETGLQAAAIELEDGTIITAKSSPLLGCSAALLINAMKYLAEINHEEKLIPQSLIEPVQKTKIEYLGGKNPRLHTDEVLVALSVLSNDDEKCRKALEQLPKLRGCQVHTTVMLSEVDRKIFKKLGCGLTCDPVKKK
- a CDS encoding MFS transporter, with the protein product MRPSKEKINNSPFARWIVLIIVATAMMMGYFVNDVMSPLETLLELPKEQGGLGWTPSDYGFFSGAGSFINVFLLMLFFSGLILDKMGIRFTGTLACSLMALGTLIKYYAVTAEFGNEPIAFLDYQLPASAVWASLGFAIFGVGYEMTGISVSKAMVRWFTGHELALAMGIQLAMARLGTAAALSISAPIARHYTLSMPLLISLAFLIIGLLAFLVFCVMDRKLDDSGQTTEDNADNTQYEEQFHFSDILVTLRNPGFWLITLFCVLFYSAVSPFLKFSTKLMVMKYGVDPDIAGFFSSIAPFGTILMTPLFGLIYDRYGKGVTLVITGALMLTAVHFGFSLPIHSSTIAIALMVTLSIGYSLAPAALWPCVPKIIPLKCLGTAYSMIFFIQNFGRAVIPMCVGRANETDPTYTTSMLIFGFTALGAAVTAIAILVIDKKKNYGLQLPNIKK
- a CDS encoding endonuclease/exonuclease/phosphatase family protein, with translation MILSLLLSGFLTFVELNCENLFDYTHDAGKQDTEFLPESDRHWTSRRYWHKLNMVAQELLSCSDEGNGIPDLVALCEVENDSVMRDFTRRSLLRHAGYQYLMTSSPDERGIDVALLYAPASFAPIRSYAIRVNPVEGMRVTRDILYACGETVSGDTLHVFVVHQPSKFGGEKHSRPFRLAVADRLCQSIDSIRAISPDAKLMVAGDFNDGALSPSLLQYEQHGLVNLTKHAKGANGVRGTYRYKGEWESIDHILGSSSINNKVDTAFIHAPKFLLEEDARYGGYRPRRTYIGPRYQGGFSDHLPLVVRLIF
- a CDS encoding Na+/H+ antiporter NhaC family protein, whose product is MISFIPFIVLIVLITCCVAVFGNATLDGASQVSLLAASAVSVLIGHFSKRLEWENLEKEITDKIASCTPAIIILLLIGAIGGTWMVSGIVPTMIYYGMQIIRPEVFLVSSSVLCALVSLMIGSSWTTVATIGVALMGIGKAHGFDDGWIAGSIITGAYFGDKLSPLSDTTVLASSVSGTPLFTHIRYMLYTTVPSFLVSLSIFLIAGLMMNVSGHGNVQEFMDGLQHTFVISPWLLIVPVLTGVMIARRWPSMVVLFLAILLAAVVGLLVQPDLIRQISGHDGFLSSYKGMMQVCYGSTNIETGVPMLNDLVQTSGMGGMMPTIWLIICAQTFGGALTATGQLADLMKVVLRWVRGTASLVASTVGTSLFCNIAMADQYLSIMLASSMFKDVYKKGGYEARLLSRSCEDGATVTSVLVPWNTCGLTQSTVLGVATLTYLPYCFFNILSPITSILVAGLGWKIKRK